In one Anas platyrhynchos isolate ZD024472 breed Pekin duck chromosome 8, IASCAAS_PekinDuck_T2T, whole genome shotgun sequence genomic region, the following are encoded:
- the LRRC39 gene encoding leucine-rich repeat-containing protein 39 isoform X2, whose protein sequence is MTETAVCIGSFTAVKTLWEVRIQKINEELRKEKEFRQRSAGRLLLVWEERAALAKLKEKIINEDGRAILRIEEEEWKTLPSCLLKLLHLQEWQLHRTSLQKIPQFIGRFHNLVVLDLSRNSIESIPKEIGQLTSLQELLLSYNRIKSVPKEISNCISLERLELAVNRNICDLPPQLSELKKLSHVDLCMNQFTTLPSALLNMPNLEWLDMGGNKLQELPDAIDRMENLHTLWLQRNEINSLPETIGNMKNLSTLVLSNNKLKNIPACMKQMTNLRFVNFRDNPLELEITLPPCENTEEEEQQEMYGIEFMHLYIQESLKKTGRFAAGSSFSPSQQVA, encoded by the exons ATGACTGAAACTGCAGTTTGTATTGGATCATTCACTGCTGTGAAGACACTTTGGGAAGTAAGAATACAGAAGATAAATGAAGAATTACGGAAGGAAAAGGAATTCAGACAGAGGTCTGCAGGAAG GCTACTGCTTGTCTGGGAGGAGAGAGCCGCTTTAGCAAagctcaaagaaaaaataattaatgaagaTGGAAGAGCAATTTTAAggatagaagaagaagaatggaAG ACATTACCTTCATGTTTATTGAAACTACTCCATCTCCAGGAATGGCAGCTTCACAGAACTAGCTTGCAGAAAATTCCTCAGTTCATTGGAAGATTTCACAATCTTGTTGTTCTGGATCTATCCCGGAATTCAATAGAAAGTATACCTAAAGAAATTG GCCAGCTAACTAGCCTCCAAGAGCTGCTTCTCAGTTACAATAGAATAAAGTCTGTTCCTAAGGAAATAAGCAATTGCATCAGCCTGGAAAGATTGGAACTGGCTGTCAACAGGAATATCTGTGATCTCCCTCCTCAG tTAAGTGAATTAAAGAAGCTTTCACATGTAGATTTGTGCATGAATCAGTTTACTACCCTCCCTTCAGCTCTTCTCAACATGCCAAATCTAGAGTGGTTAGATATGGGGGGAAATAAACTCCAGGAGCTTCCTGATGCAATTGACAG AATGGAAAATCTCCATACCTTATGGCTCCAGAGGAATGAAATAAACTCTTTGCCAGAAACCATTGGTAATATGAAAAATCTTAGTACTCTTGTTCTTAGCAACAACAAACTTAAGAATATTCCTGCTTGTATGAAGCAGATGACAAATCTGAG ATTTGTCAACTTCAGAGACAATCCACTGGAGTTAGAGATCACACTCCCTCCGTGTGAGAATACAGAAGAGGAGGAGCAACAGGAAATGTACGGCATTGAATTCATGCACTTGTATATTCAGGAGTCACTGAAGAAAACAG GACGTTTTGCTGCAGgctcttcattttctccttcacaGCAAGTTGCATAG
- the LRRC39 gene encoding leucine-rich repeat-containing protein 39 isoform X1: MTETAVCIGSFTAVKTLWEVRIQKINEELRKEKEFRQRSAGRLLLVWEERAALAKLKEKIINEDGRAILRIEEEEWKTLPSCLLKLLHLQEWQLHRTSLQKIPQFIGRFHNLVVLDLSRNSIESIPKEIGQLTSLQELLLSYNRIKSVPKEISNCISLERLELAVNRNICDLPPQLSELKKLSHVDLCMNQFTTLPSALLNMPNLEWLDMGGNKLQELPDAIDRMENLHTLWLQRNEINSLPETIGNMKNLSTLVLSNNKLKNIPACMKQMTNLRFVNFRDNPLELEITLPPCENTEEEEQQEMYGIEFMHLYIQESLKKTGNLECCTSGPSSIITAND, translated from the exons ATGACTGAAACTGCAGTTTGTATTGGATCATTCACTGCTGTGAAGACACTTTGGGAAGTAAGAATACAGAAGATAAATGAAGAATTACGGAAGGAAAAGGAATTCAGACAGAGGTCTGCAGGAAG GCTACTGCTTGTCTGGGAGGAGAGAGCCGCTTTAGCAAagctcaaagaaaaaataattaatgaagaTGGAAGAGCAATTTTAAggatagaagaagaagaatggaAG ACATTACCTTCATGTTTATTGAAACTACTCCATCTCCAGGAATGGCAGCTTCACAGAACTAGCTTGCAGAAAATTCCTCAGTTCATTGGAAGATTTCACAATCTTGTTGTTCTGGATCTATCCCGGAATTCAATAGAAAGTATACCTAAAGAAATTG GCCAGCTAACTAGCCTCCAAGAGCTGCTTCTCAGTTACAATAGAATAAAGTCTGTTCCTAAGGAAATAAGCAATTGCATCAGCCTGGAAAGATTGGAACTGGCTGTCAACAGGAATATCTGTGATCTCCCTCCTCAG tTAAGTGAATTAAAGAAGCTTTCACATGTAGATTTGTGCATGAATCAGTTTACTACCCTCCCTTCAGCTCTTCTCAACATGCCAAATCTAGAGTGGTTAGATATGGGGGGAAATAAACTCCAGGAGCTTCCTGATGCAATTGACAG AATGGAAAATCTCCATACCTTATGGCTCCAGAGGAATGAAATAAACTCTTTGCCAGAAACCATTGGTAATATGAAAAATCTTAGTACTCTTGTTCTTAGCAACAACAAACTTAAGAATATTCCTGCTTGTATGAAGCAGATGACAAATCTGAG ATTTGTCAACTTCAGAGACAATCCACTGGAGTTAGAGATCACACTCCCTCCGTGTGAGAATACAGAAGAGGAGGAGCAACAGGAAATGTACGGCATTGAATTCATGCACTTGTATATTCAGGAGTCACTGAAGAAAACAG GAAATTTGGAGTGTTGCACTTCTGGTCCTTCTTCTATCATAACTGCTAATGATTAA
- the TRMT13 gene encoding tRNA:m(4)X modification enzyme TRM13 homolog — MAAPQPEPQPEPGRCAYFVARKKRFCRMVPALGRRFCGEHGQQEKENDRKRIPCPLDPKHTVYEDQLQKHLKKCNSREKPKPVYFVQDINAGLKDVAEIPEKQVTLSSLSKEELENLIIKLKKATNGLELDLKEQILSHKALHEALNDPKNGESAFKHLKQQASILGNMEKLHLLGPGRCFIEFGAGRGKLSHWVDVALQDVEDIQFLLVERATTRFKVDGKHKKRDSVFERLQVDIQHLCLNKVPSLEKKRLPVVGIGKHLCGAATDLALRCLVESYATCCEGENEEPAAKRPKNDKTEMAAKSSADNERNKEDVKPVAGIVIALCCHHKCDWTHYVGREFFQSVGLGPVEFHYFQRMSSWATCGMRETVTSTSEESEDHANNTEEHDQPYSKTESGFDTLQGLPVEERKEIGALCKLLIDHGRIKYLQQRGYRATLQYYTESAVSLENVLLTAVPEPTTL; from the exons ATGGCGGCGCCGCAGCCGGAGCCGCAGCCGGAGCCGGGCCGGTGCGCCTACTTTGTGGCGAGAAAGAAGCGCTTCTGCAGGATGGTGCCGGCCCTCGGGAGGCGCTTCTGCGGGGAGCACGGGCAGCAGGAG aaagaaaatgacagaaaaagaattcCATGTCCTCTTGATCCAAAACA CACTGTATATGAAGACCAGCtacaaaaacacttgaaaaaatgCAATTCAAGAGAGAAGCCAAAGCCA GTCTACTTTGTTCAAGATATTAACGCAGGTTTAAAAGATGTAGCAGAAATACCAGAAAAACAA gtAACGCTCTCTTCCCTATCCAAAGAAGAGTTGGAGAATTTAATTATCAAGTTGAAAAAAGCAACTAATG GTCTGGAACTTGACCTTAAGGAACAAATACTGTCTCACAAGGCTTTACATGAAGCCTTAAATGACCCAAAGAATGGGGAATCTGCTTTTAAACATTTGAAACAACAG GCTTCCATTTTAGGTAACATGGAAAAATTACATTTGCTTGGTCCAGGAAGATGTTTTATTGAGTTTGGAGCTGGGCGAGGAAAGCTGTCTCATTGGGTTGATGTTGCCTTACAGGATGTTGAAGATATTCAATTTTTGCTTGTGGAAAGGGCAACTACAAGATTCAAG GTGGATGGAAAACATAAAAAGAGAGATTCTGTATTTGAAAGGCTTCAAGTTGATATTCAGCACTTATGCTTAA ataaGGTACCTAGTTTAGAGAAGAAAAGACTACCTGTGGTAGGAATTGGGAAACATTTGTGTGGGGCTGCCACAG atctcgCTTTGAGATGTTTGGTAGAAAGCTATGCAACTTGCtgtgaaggagaaaatgaagagcCTGCAGCAAAACGTCCTAAGAATGATAAGACAGAAATGGCTGCTAAAAGTTCAGCTGATAATGAAAGGAACAAAGAAGACGTTAAGCCTGTAGCTGGAATTGTTATTGCACTGTGTTGCCATCACAAATGTGACTGGACACACTATGTAGGAAGAGAGTTCTTCCAATCAGTAGGACTTGGACCAGtagaatttcattattttcagagaATGAGTAGCTGGGCCACTTGTGGCATGCGAGAAACCGTAACCTCTACTAGTGAAGAAAGTGAAGATCACGCTAACAACACAGAAGAACATGACCAACCATACAGCAAAACAGAGAGTGGTTTTGACACTCTGCAAGG GCTACCCGTTGAAGAGCGAAAGGAGATTGGTGCCCTCTGTAAACTGCTGATTGATCATGGACGGATCAAATATTTACAACAACGAGGATACAGGGCTACACTACAATATTACACAGAGTCTGCTGTATCCTTGGAGAATGTCCTGTTGACTGCTGTCCCAGAGCCAACTACATTATAG